One Mustela nigripes isolate SB6536 chromosome 5, MUSNIG.SB6536, whole genome shotgun sequence DNA segment encodes these proteins:
- the MCCD1 gene encoding mitochondrial coiled-coil domain protein 1, with protein sequence MVLPLPWLSCCCRRLLLPSWPLAPQGSWRYCSQNPKASTEEQTSSTCSGKGPRPRPTAELAQAEELLEQQLELYQALLDGQEGAWEAQALVLKIQKLKEQMRRHRESLGDA encoded by the exons ATGGTACTCCCTCTGCCCTGGCTCTCATGTTGCTGCCGTcgcctcctcctgccttcctggcccctggccccccagggctcctggaggTACTGCTCCCAGAACCCCAAGGCAAGCACAGAAGAGCAAACCAGCTCCACATGCAGTGGGAAG GGTCCCCGACCCCGCCCCACGGCTGAGCTGGCTCAAGCGGAGGAATTGCTGGAGCAGCAGCTGGAGCTGTACCAGGCCCTACTGGACGGGCAAGAAGGGGCCTGGGAAGCTCAGGCCCTGGTGCTCAAGATCCAGAAGCTGAAGGAACAGATGAGGAGACACCGAGAGAGCCTAGGAGATGCCTAA
- the DDX39B gene encoding spliceosome RNA helicase DDX39B isoform X1, with translation MAENDVDNELLDYEEDEVETAAGGDGAEAPAKKDVKGSYVSIHSSGFRDFLLKPELLRAIVDCGFEHPSEVQHECIPQAILGMDVLCQAKSGMGKTAVFVLATLQQLEPVTGQVSVLVMCHTRELAFQISKEYERFSKYMPNVKVAVFFGGLSIKKDEEVLKKNCPHIVVGTPGRILALARNKSLNLKHIKHFILDECDKMLEQLDMRRDVQEIFRMTPHEKQVMMFSATLSKEIRPVCRKFMQDPMEIFVDDETKLTLHGLQQYYVKLKDNEKNRKLFDLLDVLEFNQVVIFVKSVQRCIALAQLLVEQNFPAIAIHRGMPQEERLSRYQQFKDFQRRILVATNLFGRGMDIERVNIAFNYDMPEDSDTYLHRVARAGRFGTKGLAITFVSDENDAKILNDVQDRFEVNISELPDEIDISSYIEQTR, from the exons ATGGCAGAGAATGATGTGGACAATGAGCTCTTGGACTATGAAGAAGATGAGGTGGAGACAGCAGCTGGGGGAGATGGGGCTGAGGCCCCTGCCAAGAAGGATGTGAAGGGCTCCTATGTCTCCATCCACAGCTCTGGCTTTCGTGACTTCCTGCTGAAGCCAGAGTTGCTCCGGGCCATTGTCGACTGTGGCTTTGAGCATCCATcagaag TCCAGCATGAGTGCATCCCTCAGGCCATTCTGGGAATGGATGTCCTGTGCCAGGCCAAGTCAGGCATGGGGAAGACAGCGGTGTTTGTGCTGGCCACACTGCAGCAGCTGGAGCCAGTTACTGGACAG GTGTCTGTGCTCGTGATGTGTCACACTCGGGAGTTGGCTTTTCAGATCAGCAAGGAATATGAGCGCTTCTCTAAATACATGCCCAATGTCAAG GTCGCGGTGTTTTTTGGTGGTCTGTCTATCAAGAAGGATGAAGAGGTGCTGAAGAAGAACTGCCCGCATATTGTTGTGGGGACCCCTGGCCGCATCCTCGCCCTGGCTCGAAATAAGAGCCTCAATCTCAAACACATTAAACACTTTATCTTGGATGAATGTGATAAGATGCTTGAACAGCTCG ACATGCGTCGGGATGTCCAGGAAATTTTTCGCATGACCCCCCATGAGAAGCAGGTCATGATGTTCAGTGCTACCTTGAGCAAAGAGATCCGTCCCGTCTGCCGCAAGTTCATGCAAGAC ccaatGGAGATCTTCGTGGATGATGAGACGAAGCTGACGCTGCATGGGTTGCAGCAGTACTACGTGAAACTGAAGGACAACGAGAAGAACCGGAAGCTCTTTGACCTTCTCGATGTCCTTGAGTTCAATCAG GTGGTGATCTTTGTGAAGTCTGTGCAGCGTTGCATTGCCCTGGCCCAGCTCCTAGTGGAGCAGAACTTCCCAGCCATTGCCATCCACCGAGGGATGCCCCAGGAGGAGAG GCTTTCTCGGTATCAGCAGTTTAAAGATTTTCAACGACGAATTCTTGTGGCTACCAACCTATTTGGCCGAGGCATGGATATTGAGCGGGTGAACATTGCCTTCAATTATGACATGCCTGAGGATTCTGACACCTACCTGCATAGG GTGGCCCGAGCAGGTCGGTTTGGCACTAAGGGCTTGGCCATCACGTTTGTGTCAGATGAAAATGATGCCAAGATCCTCAATGATGTGCAGGATCGATTTGAAGTCAATATTAGTGAGCTGCCCGATGAGATAGACATTTCCTCTTACA TTGAACAGACGCGGTAG
- the DDX39B gene encoding spliceosome RNA helicase DDX39B isoform X3 → MRSPCLVMAENDVDNELLDYEEDEVETAAGGDGAEAPAKKDVKGSYVSIHSSGFRDFLLKPELLRAIVDCGFEHPSEVQHECIPQAILGMDVLCQAKSGMGKTAVFVLATLQQLEPVTGQVSVLVMCHTRELAFQISKEYERFSKYMPNVKVAVFFGGLSIKKDEEVLKKNCPHIVVGTPGRILALARNKSLNLKHIKHFILDECDKMLEQLDMRRDVQEIFRMTPHEKQVMMFSATLSKEIRPVCRKFMQDPMEIFVDDETKLTLHGLQQYYVKLKDNEKNRKLFDLLDVLEFNQVVIFVKSVQRCIALAQLLVEQNFPAIAIHRGMPQEERLSRYQQFKDFQRRILVATNLFGRGMDIERVNIAFNYDMPEDSDTYLHRVARAGRFGTKGLAITFVSDENDAKILNDVQDRFEVNISELPDEIDISSYIEQTR, encoded by the exons ATGCGCTCGCCTTGCTTAG TTATGGCAGAGAATGATGTGGACAATGAGCTCTTGGACTATGAAGAAGATGAGGTGGAGACAGCAGCTGGGGGAGATGGGGCTGAGGCCCCTGCCAAGAAGGATGTGAAGGGCTCCTATGTCTCCATCCACAGCTCTGGCTTTCGTGACTTCCTGCTGAAGCCAGAGTTGCTCCGGGCCATTGTCGACTGTGGCTTTGAGCATCCATcagaag TCCAGCATGAGTGCATCCCTCAGGCCATTCTGGGAATGGATGTCCTGTGCCAGGCCAAGTCAGGCATGGGGAAGACAGCGGTGTTTGTGCTGGCCACACTGCAGCAGCTGGAGCCAGTTACTGGACAG GTGTCTGTGCTCGTGATGTGTCACACTCGGGAGTTGGCTTTTCAGATCAGCAAGGAATATGAGCGCTTCTCTAAATACATGCCCAATGTCAAG GTCGCGGTGTTTTTTGGTGGTCTGTCTATCAAGAAGGATGAAGAGGTGCTGAAGAAGAACTGCCCGCATATTGTTGTGGGGACCCCTGGCCGCATCCTCGCCCTGGCTCGAAATAAGAGCCTCAATCTCAAACACATTAAACACTTTATCTTGGATGAATGTGATAAGATGCTTGAACAGCTCG ACATGCGTCGGGATGTCCAGGAAATTTTTCGCATGACCCCCCATGAGAAGCAGGTCATGATGTTCAGTGCTACCTTGAGCAAAGAGATCCGTCCCGTCTGCCGCAAGTTCATGCAAGAC ccaatGGAGATCTTCGTGGATGATGAGACGAAGCTGACGCTGCATGGGTTGCAGCAGTACTACGTGAAACTGAAGGACAACGAGAAGAACCGGAAGCTCTTTGACCTTCTCGATGTCCTTGAGTTCAATCAG GTGGTGATCTTTGTGAAGTCTGTGCAGCGTTGCATTGCCCTGGCCCAGCTCCTAGTGGAGCAGAACTTCCCAGCCATTGCCATCCACCGAGGGATGCCCCAGGAGGAGAG GCTTTCTCGGTATCAGCAGTTTAAAGATTTTCAACGACGAATTCTTGTGGCTACCAACCTATTTGGCCGAGGCATGGATATTGAGCGGGTGAACATTGCCTTCAATTATGACATGCCTGAGGATTCTGACACCTACCTGCATAGG GTGGCCCGAGCAGGTCGGTTTGGCACTAAGGGCTTGGCCATCACGTTTGTGTCAGATGAAAATGATGCCAAGATCCTCAATGATGTGCAGGATCGATTTGAAGTCAATATTAGTGAGCTGCCCGATGAGATAGACATTTCCTCTTACA TTGAACAGACGCGGTAG
- the DDX39B gene encoding spliceosome RNA helicase DDX39B isoform X2 — MRSPCLVMAENDVDNELLDYEEDEVETAAGGDGAEAPAKKDVKGSYVSIHSSGFRDFLLKPELLRAIVDCGFEHPSEVQHECIPQAILGMDVLCQAKSGMGKTAVFVLATLQQLEPVTGQVAVFFGGLSIKKDEEVLKKNCPHIVVGTPGRILALARNKSLNLKHIKHFILDECDKMLEQLDMRRDVQEIFRMTPHEKQVMMFSATLSKEIRPVCRKFMQDPMEIFVDDETKLTLHGLQQYYVKLKDNEKNRKLFDLLDVLEFNQVVIFVKSVQRCIALAQLLVEQNFPAIAIHRGMPQEERLSRYQQFKDFQRRILVATNLFGRGMDIERVNIAFNYDMPEDSDTYLHRVARAGRFGTKGLAITFVSDENDAKILNDVQDRFEVNISELPDEIDISSYIEQTR, encoded by the exons ATGCGCTCGCCTTGCTTAG TTATGGCAGAGAATGATGTGGACAATGAGCTCTTGGACTATGAAGAAGATGAGGTGGAGACAGCAGCTGGGGGAGATGGGGCTGAGGCCCCTGCCAAGAAGGATGTGAAGGGCTCCTATGTCTCCATCCACAGCTCTGGCTTTCGTGACTTCCTGCTGAAGCCAGAGTTGCTCCGGGCCATTGTCGACTGTGGCTTTGAGCATCCATcagaag TCCAGCATGAGTGCATCCCTCAGGCCATTCTGGGAATGGATGTCCTGTGCCAGGCCAAGTCAGGCATGGGGAAGACAGCGGTGTTTGTGCTGGCCACACTGCAGCAGCTGGAGCCAGTTACTGGACAG GTCGCGGTGTTTTTTGGTGGTCTGTCTATCAAGAAGGATGAAGAGGTGCTGAAGAAGAACTGCCCGCATATTGTTGTGGGGACCCCTGGCCGCATCCTCGCCCTGGCTCGAAATAAGAGCCTCAATCTCAAACACATTAAACACTTTATCTTGGATGAATGTGATAAGATGCTTGAACAGCTCG ACATGCGTCGGGATGTCCAGGAAATTTTTCGCATGACCCCCCATGAGAAGCAGGTCATGATGTTCAGTGCTACCTTGAGCAAAGAGATCCGTCCCGTCTGCCGCAAGTTCATGCAAGAC ccaatGGAGATCTTCGTGGATGATGAGACGAAGCTGACGCTGCATGGGTTGCAGCAGTACTACGTGAAACTGAAGGACAACGAGAAGAACCGGAAGCTCTTTGACCTTCTCGATGTCCTTGAGTTCAATCAG GTGGTGATCTTTGTGAAGTCTGTGCAGCGTTGCATTGCCCTGGCCCAGCTCCTAGTGGAGCAGAACTTCCCAGCCATTGCCATCCACCGAGGGATGCCCCAGGAGGAGAG GCTTTCTCGGTATCAGCAGTTTAAAGATTTTCAACGACGAATTCTTGTGGCTACCAACCTATTTGGCCGAGGCATGGATATTGAGCGGGTGAACATTGCCTTCAATTATGACATGCCTGAGGATTCTGACACCTACCTGCATAGG GTGGCCCGAGCAGGTCGGTTTGGCACTAAGGGCTTGGCCATCACGTTTGTGTCAGATGAAAATGATGCCAAGATCCTCAATGATGTGCAGGATCGATTTGAAGTCAATATTAGTGAGCTGCCCGATGAGATAGACATTTCCTCTTACA TTGAACAGACGCGGTAG
- the ATP6V1G2 gene encoding V-type proton ATPase subunit G 2 isoform X1: MASQSQGIQQLLQAEKRAAEKVADARKRKARRLKQAKEEAQMEVEQYRREREQEFQSKQQAAMGSQGNLSAEVEQATRRQVQGMQSSQQRNRERVLAQLLGMVCDVRPQVHPNYRIAV, from the exons ATGGCCAGTCAGTCCCAGGGTATCCAGCAGCTCCTGCAAGCCGAGAAGCGGGCGGCTGAGAAGGTGGCAGATGCCAGAAAGA GGAAGGCCCGGCGTCTGAAGCAGGCAAAGGAGGAGGCACAGATGGAGGTGGAGCAGTACCGTAGAGAGCGGGAGCAGGAATTTCAGAGCAAGCAGCAGGCG GCCATGGGCTCCCAGGGGAACCTGTCGGCTGAGGTGGAACAGGCTACAAGACGCCAGGTGCAGGGCATGCAGAGCTCTCAGCAGAGAAACCGAGAACGCGTCCTGGCCCAACTTCTTGGCATGGTTTGCGACGTCAGGCCCCAGGTCCATCCCAACTACCGGATTGCTGTCTAG
- the ATP6V1G2 gene encoding V-type proton ATPase subunit G 2 isoform X2, whose amino-acid sequence MEVEQYRREREQEFQSKQQAAMGSQGNLSAEVEQATRRQVQGMQSSQQRNRERVLAQLLGMVCDVRPQVHPNYRIAV is encoded by the exons ATGGAGGTGGAGCAGTACCGTAGAGAGCGGGAGCAGGAATTTCAGAGCAAGCAGCAGGCG GCCATGGGCTCCCAGGGGAACCTGTCGGCTGAGGTGGAACAGGCTACAAGACGCCAGGTGCAGGGCATGCAGAGCTCTCAGCAGAGAAACCGAGAACGCGTCCTGGCCCAACTTCTTGGCATGGTTTGCGACGTCAGGCCCCAGGTCCATCCCAACTACCGGATTGCTGTCTAG
- the NFKBIL1 gene encoding NF-kappa-B inhibitor-like protein 1 isoform X2 translates to MPKTSMASTTRRQRRERRFRRYLSAGRLVRAQALLQRHPGLDVDAGQPPPLHRACARHDAPALCLLLRLGADPAHQDRHGDTALHAAARQGPDAYTDFFLPLLSRCPSAMGIKNKDGETPGQILGWGPPWDSAEEEEEDEASKEQEWRQKLQGELEDEWQEVIGRFEDDASHETQEPESFSAWSERLAREHAQKHQQQQQEAEGACRPPRAEGSSHSWQQQEEEQRLFRERARAKEEELRESRAKRAQEARGDRGPEPARVGPRAEHPRGAGRGSLWRFGDVPWPCPGGGDPEAMAAALVARGPPLEEQGALRRYLRVQQIRWHPDRFLQRFRSQIETWELGRVMGAVTALSQALNRHAEALK, encoded by the exons ATG cCCAAGACTTCCATGGCCTCCACTACCCGCCGCCAACGCCGAGAACGCCGCTTCCGTCGTTACTTGTCTGCAGGACGGCTGGTCCGGGCCCAGGCCCTCCTCCAGCGACACCCAGGCCTCGATGTAGACGCTGGGCAGCCCCCACCACTGCACCGGGCCTGTGCCCGCCACGATGCCCCCGCCCTGTGCCTGCTGCTTCGGCTTGGGGCTGACCCTGCCCACCAGGACCGCCACGGGGACACGGCGCTGCACGCTGCTGCCCGCCAGGGCCCTGATG CCTACACGGACTTCTTCCTGCCACTACTGAGTCGCTGCCCTTCTGCTATGGGAATAAAGAATAAGGATGGGGAGACCCCTGGGCAAATTTTGGGCTGGGGACCCCCCTGGGATTCTgctgaagaggaggaggaggacgaggccTCTAAGGAGCAGGAATGGAGGCAGAAGCTGCAGGGAGAGCTGGAGGATGAGTGGCAAGAGGTCATTGGGAGATTTGAAG ATGATGCCTCCCATGAGACCCAGGAGCCCGAGTCCTTCTCAGCCTGGTCAGAGCGCCTGGCCCGGGAGCATGCACAGAAGCACCAGCAGCAacagcaagaggcagagggagcctgcCGACCCCCACGGGCTGAGGGCTCCAGTCACAGCTGGcaacagcaggaggaggagcagcggCTCTTCCGAGAGCGAGCCCGGGCCAAGGAGGAAGAACTGCGTGAGAGCCGAGCAAAGAGGGCACAGGAGGCTCGTGGGGACCGAGGGCCAGAGCCAGCCAGGGTTGGGCCCAGGGCAGAACACCcaagaggagcagggaggggtagCCTCTGGCGCTTTGGCGATGTGCCCTGGCCTTGCCCTGGAGGAGGGGACCCAGAGGCCATGGCCGCAGCCCTGGTGGCCAGGGGTCCCCCCTTGGAGGAGCAGGGGGCCCTGAGAAGGTACTTGAGGGTCCAGCAGATCCGCTGGCACCCTGACCGCTTCCTGCAGCGATTCCGAAGCCAGATTGAGACCTGGGAGCTGGGCCGCGTGATGGGGGCTGTGACGGCCCTTTCTCAAGCCCTGAACCGCCATGCAGAGGCCCTCAAGTGA
- the NFKBIL1 gene encoding NF-kappa-B inhibitor-like protein 1 isoform X1, with protein sequence MSNPSPQFPEGEASTSVCRPKTSMASTTRRQRRERRFRRYLSAGRLVRAQALLQRHPGLDVDAGQPPPLHRACARHDAPALCLLLRLGADPAHQDRHGDTALHAAARQGPDAYTDFFLPLLSRCPSAMGIKNKDGETPGQILGWGPPWDSAEEEEEDEASKEQEWRQKLQGELEDEWQEVIGRFEDDASHETQEPESFSAWSERLAREHAQKHQQQQQEAEGACRPPRAEGSSHSWQQQEEEQRLFRERARAKEEELRESRAKRAQEARGDRGPEPARVGPRAEHPRGAGRGSLWRFGDVPWPCPGGGDPEAMAAALVARGPPLEEQGALRRYLRVQQIRWHPDRFLQRFRSQIETWELGRVMGAVTALSQALNRHAEALK encoded by the exons ATGAgtaacccctccccccagttccCAGAGGGAGAAGCCTCCACATCTGTCTGCCGG cCCAAGACTTCCATGGCCTCCACTACCCGCCGCCAACGCCGAGAACGCCGCTTCCGTCGTTACTTGTCTGCAGGACGGCTGGTCCGGGCCCAGGCCCTCCTCCAGCGACACCCAGGCCTCGATGTAGACGCTGGGCAGCCCCCACCACTGCACCGGGCCTGTGCCCGCCACGATGCCCCCGCCCTGTGCCTGCTGCTTCGGCTTGGGGCTGACCCTGCCCACCAGGACCGCCACGGGGACACGGCGCTGCACGCTGCTGCCCGCCAGGGCCCTGATG CCTACACGGACTTCTTCCTGCCACTACTGAGTCGCTGCCCTTCTGCTATGGGAATAAAGAATAAGGATGGGGAGACCCCTGGGCAAATTTTGGGCTGGGGACCCCCCTGGGATTCTgctgaagaggaggaggaggacgaggccTCTAAGGAGCAGGAATGGAGGCAGAAGCTGCAGGGAGAGCTGGAGGATGAGTGGCAAGAGGTCATTGGGAGATTTGAAG ATGATGCCTCCCATGAGACCCAGGAGCCCGAGTCCTTCTCAGCCTGGTCAGAGCGCCTGGCCCGGGAGCATGCACAGAAGCACCAGCAGCAacagcaagaggcagagggagcctgcCGACCCCCACGGGCTGAGGGCTCCAGTCACAGCTGGcaacagcaggaggaggagcagcggCTCTTCCGAGAGCGAGCCCGGGCCAAGGAGGAAGAACTGCGTGAGAGCCGAGCAAAGAGGGCACAGGAGGCTCGTGGGGACCGAGGGCCAGAGCCAGCCAGGGTTGGGCCCAGGGCAGAACACCcaagaggagcagggaggggtagCCTCTGGCGCTTTGGCGATGTGCCCTGGCCTTGCCCTGGAGGAGGGGACCCAGAGGCCATGGCCGCAGCCCTGGTGGCCAGGGGTCCCCCCTTGGAGGAGCAGGGGGCCCTGAGAAGGTACTTGAGGGTCCAGCAGATCCGCTGGCACCCTGACCGCTTCCTGCAGCGATTCCGAAGCCAGATTGAGACCTGGGAGCTGGGCCGCGTGATGGGGGCTGTGACGGCCCTTTCTCAAGCCCTGAACCGCCATGCAGAGGCCCTCAAGTGA